From Macrobrachium rosenbergii isolate ZJJX-2024 chromosome 17, ASM4041242v1, whole genome shotgun sequence, one genomic window encodes:
- the LOC136847782 gene encoding uncharacterized transmembrane protein DDB_G0289901-like, with product MVLLQALTVALATTLAFSLPQTDVSRFSGLQISQDTSGVAELQDIDPNLSFNYRYAVKDDETGDEKQHEETLDNGVLVGSYSLVQPDGSLRTVNYRADGKTGFQAEVNYRTGYSQSIDSFSGQAGVFTGADSSGRFGSSASSGSSSSSRFSGSSSSSSGAIGSSAASLSQGSAASNFGAVAGAGQSASSFGAGAGARQSASSFGAGAGARQSASSFGAGAGAGQSASSFGAGAGARQSASSFGAGAGAGQSASSFGVGAGAGQSASSFGAGAGQSASSFGAGAGTGQSASSFGAGAGAGQSASSFGVGAGAGQSASSFGAGAGAGQTASSFGAGAGAGQSVSGSSFGSVGLRGSQSGSQSSSSFGSSSGSRGSAAGISSGLQSSFIGNQNNRGSSSFSGNSASSLSSGSISSGSQGSFSAGSVGSQGTRGSASFSGSSGTRGSAAGASSGLQSSFTGSQNNRGSASFSGNSASRVSSSSVSSGSQGSFSASSSGSQGTRGSASFGSNSASQGSLSGIASGSQGSAFIGSSSSSPSNLQSTSFSGSVGSSGASVGARGSQSSSFTASSRGSQNTQGSASFAGNTGAQSSRFSSSGQAGAQTSSFSRGTSGTGASSALSGAVNTQASQASQTSGFSFSGDSSRGQFSSSSNVGGSVSRNQAQTGSSGFFSQTGSASGSGSSASSSATLSSSQSSSGAGHSDIQQGSPVFHSSSSRNSFSSGSSTQSGQLASAQSGGFSARNTFSSGTSAQSGQLASSQSSGFSASSTAGQTGQSSLTFQNNANNLQNQVGSSIGSSTVGGSVSAGGAVGGFSSSSQSSSRLNNEIISGSLFVTSENLEGIDAVELAQNGFSGDAFAYKLVPVPIRQ from the exons ATGGTCCTCCTACAG GCACTGACAGTTGCTCTTGCAACAACTTTGGCTTTCTCACTTCCACAAACGGATGTATCCCGGTTCTCAGGCTTACAGATTTCTCAGGATACGTCTGGCGTTGCAGAACTCCAGGATATCGACCCTAACCTTTCCTTCAATTATAGATATGCAGTGAAGGATGATGAGACAGGTGACGAGAAACAACACGAAGAAACTCTGGATAATGGTGTCTTGGTTGGTTCATACTCCCTTGTTCAGCCTGATGGATCATTGAGAACTGTCAATTATCGTGCTGATGGTAAAACAGGCTTCCAGGCTGAGGTCAATTATCGTACCGGTTACTCTCAATCCATTGATTCCTTCTCTGGCCAAGCTGGAGTCTTTACAGGTGCTGATTCTTCTGGAAGGTTTGGATCAAGTGCATCTAGTGGAAGTTCCTCCAGCTCAAGGTTCAGTGGCTCAAGTTCCTCTAGTTCTGGTGCAATTGGATCCTCTGCTGCCTCTCTTTCCCAAGGTAGTGCTGCATCCAACTTTGGTGCAGTTGCAGGTGCTGGACAGTCTGCATCCAGCTTTGGTGCAGGTGCAGGTGCTAGACAGTCTGCATCCAGCTTTGGTGCAGGTGCAG GTGCTAGACAGTCTGCATCCAGCTTTGGTGCAGGTGCAGGCGCTGGACAGTCTGCATCCAGCTTTGGTGCAGGTGCAGGTGCTAGACAGTCTGCATCCAGCTTCGGTGCAGGTGCAGGTGCTGGACAGTCTGCATCCAGCTTTGGTGTAGGTGCAGGCGCTGGACAGTCTGCATCCAGCTTTGGTGCAGGTGCTGGACAGTCTGCATCCAGCTTTGGTGCAGGTGCAGGCACTGGACAGTCTGCATCCAGCTTTGGTGCAGGTGCAGGTGCTGGACAGTCTGCATCCAGCTTTGGTGTAGGTGCAGGCGCTGGACAGTCTGCATCCAGCTTTGGTGCAGGTGCAGGCGCTGGACAGACTGCATCCAGCTTTGGTGCAGGTGCAGGTGCTGGACAGTCAGTCAGTGGGTCATCATTCGGCAGTGTTGGTTTGAGAGGATCTCAGTCAGGTTCACAAAGTTCATCATCCTTCGGCAGTAGTTCAGGCTCCCGTGGCTCAGCTGCTGGTATATCTTCTGGGCTGCAGAGCTCTTTTATTGGAAATCAAAATAATCGTGGTTCATCATCATTCAGTGGTAactctgcttcttctctttcttctggcAGCATTTCTTCAGGATCTCAAGGTTCATTCAGTGCTGGTTCTGTTGGAAGCCAAGGTACCAGAGGTTCAGCATCCTTCAGTGGTAGCTCAGGTACCCGTGGTTCAGCTGCTGGTGCATCCTCTGGATTGCAGAGCTCATTCACTGGAAGTCAAAACAACCGTGGTTCAGCATCCTTCAGTGGTAACTCAGCTTCCCGTGTTTCATCAAGCAGTGTTTCCTCGGGATCACAAGGCTCTTTCAGTGCCAGTTCCAGTGGAAGTCAAGGTACCCGAGGATCAGCATCTTTTGGCAGTAACTCTGCTTCACAGGGTTCACTTAGTGGCATTGCCTCAGGATCACAAGGCTCTGCTTTCATTGGTAGCTCTAGTAGCAGTCCAAGCAACCTGCAGTCAACATCTTTCAGCGGCAGTGTAGGCTCTAGTGGTGCTTCTGTCGGTGCCCGTGGATCACAAAGCTCTTCTTTTACTGCCAGTTCTAGAGGAAGCCAAAACACACAGGGCTCAGCTTCTTTTGCCGGCAACACAGGTGCTCAGAGCTCTCGCTTCAGCAGCAGTGGTCAAGCAGGTGCCCAAACTTCCTCATTTAGCAGGGGGACAAGTGGAACTGGAGCAAGCAGCGCTCTGTCAGGTGCAGTTAACACCCAAGCATCACAGGCTTCCCAGACCAGTGGATTCTCATTCAGCGGTGATTCATCCAGGGGCCAGTTTAGTTCATCTTCAAATGTAGGTGGTTCTGTTTCTAGGAACCAAGCACAGACTGGTTCATCAGGATTCTTCAGTCAGACAGGATCCGCTAGTGGCTCTGGATCAAGTGCCAGTTCTTCTGCAACACTAAGTTCTTCACAGTCCTCATCCGGTGCAGGACACAGTGATATTCAACAAGGTTCTCCTGTTTTCCATTCCTCATCATCAAGAAACTCTTTCAGTTCAGGAAGCAGCACCCAGTCGGGTCAACTTGCATCCGCACAGTCCGGTGGATTCTCAGCAAGAAACACTTTCAGCTCAGGAACAAGTGCTCAGTCAGGTCAACTTGCATCTTCACAGTCTAGTGGATTCTCAGCTTCATCCACTGCTGGTCAGACTGGACAGTCCTCCCTTACATTTCAAAATAACGCCAATAACCTTCAGAACCAAGTGGGTTCTTCCATCGGTTCTAGCACTGTAGGAGGTTCTGTCAGTGCAGGTGGAGCTGTAGGTGGTTTTAGCAGCTCATCTCAGTCATCATCTAGATTGAATAATGAAATCATCTCCGGCTCACTGTTTGTTACCAGTGAGAATTTAGAAGGAATTGATGCTGTTGAGCTTGCTCAGAATGGATTTTCAGGAGATGCTTTTGCATACAAGCTTGTCCCAGTTCCTATTAGGCAGTAA